In one Watersipora subatra chromosome 6, tzWatSuba1.1, whole genome shotgun sequence genomic region, the following are encoded:
- the LOC137399025 gene encoding arrestin domain-containing protein 4-like isoform X1, translating into MVDILKKKRVESFEIVLEHDIDEQYQYVPGEMMKGVLVVTCNEEIVVRELLVTLQGEGNVIWEQGAKRGSKASKFRSKEIYLDNTDNLAQSSTSSSGLELSAGVNEYPFYYQLAENLPSSFIGKYGSVTYLIKAQLRPDRKYGADAMITNEPFLVLRRYDLSLEPLKLRVYEESKSQSIGNPCLCGGQVTAFLKLNRTGFVPGEDLRLNADVANGSSYDVTSLQAALIMTSTFHATKSQVTADQTIGKHVDSYVIERGEGRRWNDVRLTIPPYIPESSLEGCDIIDLRYTLVFQVELDYNPKHKDNLRLVIPITIGTHGIRLDDDPAEDPTHRPLYQRVNPSAELPITLNIDDDDGDEMGEIDHSLFENAPSSQPRYQPQFTKRSSEAGNMESTSKPDKKHAAPVVNILYGDLVSSDELPDNRPEGTITTNPMAPTKNKRQAPGIPDNLTLTRQDSIQAEEDNSQQAEEDNSKDEITQTRL; encoded by the exons ATGGTGGATATACTAAAGAAGAAACGAGTAGAAAGCTTTGAGATTGTATTGGAACACGACATAGACGAGCAGTACCAGTATGTACCGGGGGAGATGATGAAAGGTGTCTTGGTGGTGACATGCAATGAGGAAATTGTG GTGAGAGAACTGCTGGTGACCTTACAAGGAGAAGGCAACGTTATTTGGGAACAAGGAGCAAAGCGAGGATCTAAAGCTAGTAAATTTCGATCCAAAGAAATCTATTTAGACAACACAGACAACCTCGCACAAAGTTCAA CGAGTTCATCGGGACTGGAGTTGTCTGCGGGAGTCAATGAATATCCATTCTACTACCAACTAGCAGAGAACCTGCCCAGCTCATTCATCGGGAAGTATGGTAGTGTAACATACCTAATTAAAGCTCAGCTAAGGCCTGACAGAAAGTATGGAGCTGATGCTATGATTACTAATGAACCATTTTTAGTCTTACGACGTTACGATTTGTCGCTGGAGCCTTTAAAACTGAGA GTCTATGAAGAAAGTAAAAGCCAGTCAATAGGAAACCCGTGTCTCTGTGGGGGACAAGTAACAGCATTTTTGAAACTCAATCGAACTGGGTTCGTACCAGGAGAAGATCTAAGGCTAAATGCAGAC GTAGCTAACGGATCTTCCTACGACGTCACATCATTGCAAGCAGCTCTCATTATGACATCCACATTCCACGCGACGAAGTCACAAGTTACTGCTGATCAG ACAATAGGAAAGCACGTGGATTCGTATGTGATAGAGCGAGGAGAGGGCAGACGGTGGAATGATGTGAGATTGACTATACCTCCCTACATACCAGAATCGTCACTAGAAGGATGTGACATCATTGACCTACGATATACTCTAGTCTTTCAGGTTGAGCTCGACTATAATCCTAAACA CAAGGACAACCTCCGACTGGTTATACCCATTACGATTGGCACACACGGAATCAGGTTAGATGATGATCCAGCAGAAGACCCCACACACCGACCTCTCTACCAGAGAGTAAACCCATCAGCCGAGCTCCCCATCACCCTAAATATAGACGACGACGATGGCGATGAGATGGGAGAAATCGACCATTCTCTGTTTGAAAATGCTCCTAGCTCACAACCAA GATACCAGCCACAGTTCACGAAAAGGTCAAGTGAAGCTGGCAATATGGAAAGCACCTCGAAACCTGACAAGAAGCATGCAGCGCCAGTCGTGAATATTCTCTATGGGGATCTTGTCTCGTCAGATGAGCTACCAGACAACAGGCCTGAAGGGACG ATAACAACAAATCCAATGGCACCGACTAAAAACAAAAGACAAGCACCAGGAATACCAGACAATTTAACTCTTACTCGACAAGATTCCATCCAAGCGGAGGAAGACAATTCTCAACAAGCGGAAGAAGATAATTCCAAAGATGAAATAACACAGACAAGGCTATGA
- the LOC137399025 gene encoding arrestin domain-containing protein 4-like isoform X2 encodes MVDILKKKRVESFEIVLEHDIDEQYQYVPGEMMKGVLVVTCNEEIVVRELLVTLQGEGNVIWEQGAKRGSKASKFRSKEIYLDNTDNLAQSSTSSSGLELSAGVNEYPFYYQLAENLPSSFIGKYGSVTYLIKAQLRPDRKYGADAMITNEPFLVLRRYDLSLEPLKLRVYEESKSQSIGNPCLCGGQVTAFLKLNRTGFVPGEDLRLNADVANGSSYDVTSLQAALIMTSTFHATKSQVTADQTIGKHVDSYVIERGEGRRWNDVRLTIPPYIPESSLEGCDIIDLRYTLVFQVELDYNPKHKDNLRLVIPITIGTHGIRLDDDPAEDPTHRPLYQRVNPSAELPITLNIDDDDGDEMGEIDHSLFENAPSSQPSKSDYKTVEDTSKPDKKHAAPVVNILYGDLVSSDELPDNRPEGTITTNPMAPTKNKRQAPGIPDNLTLTRQDSIQAEEDNSQQAEEDNSKDEITQTRL; translated from the exons ATGGTGGATATACTAAAGAAGAAACGAGTAGAAAGCTTTGAGATTGTATTGGAACACGACATAGACGAGCAGTACCAGTATGTACCGGGGGAGATGATGAAAGGTGTCTTGGTGGTGACATGCAATGAGGAAATTGTG GTGAGAGAACTGCTGGTGACCTTACAAGGAGAAGGCAACGTTATTTGGGAACAAGGAGCAAAGCGAGGATCTAAAGCTAGTAAATTTCGATCCAAAGAAATCTATTTAGACAACACAGACAACCTCGCACAAAGTTCAA CGAGTTCATCGGGACTGGAGTTGTCTGCGGGAGTCAATGAATATCCATTCTACTACCAACTAGCAGAGAACCTGCCCAGCTCATTCATCGGGAAGTATGGTAGTGTAACATACCTAATTAAAGCTCAGCTAAGGCCTGACAGAAAGTATGGAGCTGATGCTATGATTACTAATGAACCATTTTTAGTCTTACGACGTTACGATTTGTCGCTGGAGCCTTTAAAACTGAGA GTCTATGAAGAAAGTAAAAGCCAGTCAATAGGAAACCCGTGTCTCTGTGGGGGACAAGTAACAGCATTTTTGAAACTCAATCGAACTGGGTTCGTACCAGGAGAAGATCTAAGGCTAAATGCAGAC GTAGCTAACGGATCTTCCTACGACGTCACATCATTGCAAGCAGCTCTCATTATGACATCCACATTCCACGCGACGAAGTCACAAGTTACTGCTGATCAG ACAATAGGAAAGCACGTGGATTCGTATGTGATAGAGCGAGGAGAGGGCAGACGGTGGAATGATGTGAGATTGACTATACCTCCCTACATACCAGAATCGTCACTAGAAGGATGTGACATCATTGACCTACGATATACTCTAGTCTTTCAGGTTGAGCTCGACTATAATCCTAAACA CAAGGACAACCTCCGACTGGTTATACCCATTACGATTGGCACACACGGAATCAGGTTAGATGATGATCCAGCAGAAGACCCCACACACCGACCTCTCTACCAGAGAGTAAACCCATCAGCCGAGCTCCCCATCACCCTAAATATAGACGACGACGATGGCGATGAGATGGGAGAAATCGACCATTCTCTGTTTGAAAATGCTCCTAGCTCACAACCAAGTAAGTCGGATTATAAAACAGTAGAGGA CACCTCGAAACCTGACAAGAAGCATGCAGCGCCAGTCGTGAATATTCTCTATGGGGATCTTGTCTCGTCAGATGAGCTACCAGACAACAGGCCTGAAGGGACG ATAACAACAAATCCAATGGCACCGACTAAAAACAAAAGACAAGCACCAGGAATACCAGACAATTTAACTCTTACTCGACAAGATTCCATCCAAGCGGAGGAAGACAATTCTCAACAAGCGGAAGAAGATAATTCCAAAGATGAAATAACACAGACAAGGCTATGA